DNA from Mycobacterium sp. SMC-8:
GTGCCGGTCAACGGAGGGTCGTCGTAGTTGTAGGCCCGGCGTAGGAACTGCTCACCGTCGGATCGGTGTCGGGCCAACGCCACATGAGAATTGGGGGCAATGACCGGGATGCCGTTCTCCGTGGCATCCAGATCGGGCTCGTCGCTCTCGTGAGAGCCGGTCAGCGGCGCTCCGGTGGCGAGCCGCCGGCCCACCGTCAACTCCTTGCTGGCCCGGTCGAGTTCGTCCCATGTGTCCAATTCGATACGGATGCGGCGAAGCGCCAGCACCGTCCCGCCGGCGAACCACGGCTGGCCGGAGCCGTCGTCCCACACCAGACGGTCCAGATCGGCGCTCTCCCTCGGATTCACGGTGCCGTCGACCTGCCCCATCAGATTGCGCATGGTGGCGCCCGACGAGTCGGCGCCCCGGGCCGTACGGAAGCCGCTCTGACGCCAGCGCTGGGTCGTCATGGTGCGGACGTTCTTCAACAACACTCGTGCGGTGTGCGCGACGACGAGTGGGTCGTCGGCGCAGATCTGGAGCGCAACGTCCCCGCCACACCACCGCGGTTCGAGGCGGTCGGTGCTGAACCGCGGCAGCTCGGCGACCGAACTCGGGAGCCGATGCGCCAGACCGCTCTTGCCGAAAACCTGCGGACCGACACCGACGGTGACCGTCAGTCGGGCGGGTCGGTGGGCCAGTTCCGGTTCGGTGTCCGCCAGTGCGGGGCGCCCCTGGGTCAGGCGTGCGGCGTCCGCGCTCCACAGCTTGAGGACCGCGGCGAGCGTCTCGCGAAGGTCACGCCCGTGGGTGGGAACGAGGTCCAACGCCACGAACAGGGCGTGGGCCTGGGGATCCGTGCCGACTCCCGCCTGGTGCGGACCGTGAAACGGAATCGTCTCAGTGCCGAATCCTGTTGGCGAACTTGATGATTCTACGGGGGTGCACCCGGTCAGGGATGCCGCACCGGCCAGTGCGGCACCCCCGGTCAGCAGGCGACGCCTGCTGACCAGGGGATGCCGCCGGTCAGCCATGACCGTGTTGGTGGTCACCGGAGGAGTACTCCTCGTCGGCCCCGGCGAAGTCGCGGACCTGTGCGGTGACGGGCAGGGTGGAGCCGTCGCCGAACGCGACGGTGACCTCCACGTCGGTGCCCGGGCGCAGCGGGCCGGCGAGGTCCATCAGCATCAAGTGGTCGCCGCCGGGCGCCAGTTCATGACTGCGGCCCGGCGCGATCGTGATCCCGCCTGCCTTGGGCCGCATGGTGTTGGCGCCGTCGCCGCTGCGGGCGATCTCGTGGATCTCCACCCGCGCGGCCGAGGGCGATTCCGCGCCGACGATGTGCACTTCTGCGCCGCCGGTGTTGGTGAACGTTCCGAACACCGCCGTCATGCCGGTGTCCGCCGCACGTGCCCACTGGTCCTCGACGCTGACTCGCGAAGCCATCGTCGCATCTGTGTCATGGCTCGTCGACGTGCAGGCGGTCGGCACCGAGATCGCCAGTGCCGCCAGGGTGATACCGAGTCGTCTGTCAAACATGGTGTTCCGCCTTACGGCGTTTGGCAGTGCCGATGACGGTGTCAACCGCGATGAACGCGGCCAGGGTGAGTCCGAGCGTCGGTAGGAACCACCCGACGGCCACGGCGGTCACGATGACTGCGCACATCGCGGGTAGGGGGAGCGACCGTAGCCCTGCGCGCAGCGGAGGCCGGCCAACGGCCCAGGCGGAGCCGCGCGTAGGCCTGCGCTGCCACCACATCCGGTAGCCGCGGACGATCACGGTAAGCAGACCCACCGCGACGCCCAGCAACAGCAACCGGTTGAGCAGTCCGAACAACATGCCCATGTGCGCGCGGATGCCCCAGTCGGCGAGCTTCGCGACCAGCGCG
Protein-coding regions in this window:
- a CDS encoding Dyp-type peroxidase produces the protein MADRRHPLVSRRRLLTGGAALAGAASLTGCTPVESSSSPTGFGTETIPFHGPHQAGVGTDPQAHALFVALDLVPTHGRDLRETLAAVLKLWSADAARLTQGRPALADTEPELAHRPARLTVTVGVGPQVFGKSGLAHRLPSSVAELPRFSTDRLEPRWCGGDVALQICADDPLVVAHTARVLLKNVRTMTTQRWRQSGFRTARGADSSGATMRNLMGQVDGTVNPRESADLDRLVWDDGSGQPWFAGGTVLALRRIRIELDTWDELDRASKELTVGRRLATGAPLTGSHESDEPDLDATENGIPVIAPNSHVALARHRSDGEQFLRRAYNYDDPPLTGTTDAGLIFAAYQRDPARQFVPVQQRLAEADALNPWITTIGSAVFAILPGAAEDGYLGQGLLE
- a CDS encoding copper chaperone PCu(A)C produces the protein MFDRRLGITLAALAISVPTACTSTSHDTDATMASRVSVEDQWARAADTGMTAVFGTFTNTGGAEVHIVGAESPSAARVEIHEIARSGDGANTMRPKAGGITIAPGRSHELAPGGDHLMLMDLAGPLRPGTDVEVTVAFGDGSTLPVTAQVRDFAGADEEYSSGDHQHGHG